A part of Salmo trutta chromosome 15, fSalTru1.1, whole genome shotgun sequence genomic DNA contains:
- the exd3 gene encoding exonuclease mut-7 homolog isoform X2 — MSQATQQLGADPTALREQLFDFWTRKEFETLRAVAFKGFSDFQTPLEDLLCVLEGCPGRQKGKATTMGHSILMEFERWRRTHPKVTLQAVPEVSKLGLQRRALRLLTDAQPSFMDPLIDIYQLGNLDRSILRLHIIKLQAVSCYREAALLSMKLEFQNEVDMEEMCVPLILQDKLPMAESFVRGHPKLEERMLTLLDSWCHPDFSIAQLRRQFPRLSLSKHQTDQIQPKMLSKQVFRLMEKFNIDPGLCPNSVYKRKSDSMRFLMYKRFVEKGMSEENWRDHVQSTVADDPELQIQLVELMVKYGGMVNAAQWSLHYGLPKDRLPFGVWDTQESLPPSLREVSKGCNAESWDPSQAHRDRFYQLPITRDHVHFLETLEGLQCCRDTVLQPGCIVGVDMEWRAGFGAVSPQQRVALIQLAVPGQVFLLDLCAHGFSQHNTTVTFIRSLFSATTVLKLGYGMAGDLKCLLATWAQFSEEPLKMEGVLDLLNVHQQMQRSTSSRGSSGSPRGVLVGEGPAEKGLSLLVQQVLGKPLDKMEQLSNWERRPLRTSQLRYAAVDAYCLLDVYSALSRDPACFGLPQDLCSISSLQTEKSKEEKKKQARRRGARQESDPAPTLTLGPEKSPQPGEESQSPLPPRMAPQQLRVVCDNMLQGLGRYLRCLGVDVVVLENTDDHRVAAQLAQEDGRVILTCGQPYQTLKSQVGEGRCIALDCSEKAREQAVRVLKHFNVQPTQSDIFSRCQEVTAGNRQDRRTDRQDRQTDGQMD; from the exons ATGAGCCAGGCTACGCAACAATTGG GTGCTGACCCCACGGCGCTGAGAGAACAACTCTTTGACTTCTGGACCAGGAAAGAGTTTGAGACG CTGCGAGCTGTAGCCTTCAAGGGCTTTTCAGACTTCCAGACACCCCTAGAGGACCTGTTGTGTGTCCTGGAGGGCTGTCCAGGCAGGCAGAAGGGGAAGGCCACCACCATGGGCCACAGCATCCTCATGGAGTTTGAGCGCTGGAGACGCACCCATCCCAAG GTGACCCTCCAGGCCGTCCCAGAGGTCTCTAAATTGGGGCTGCAGCGTCGTGCTCTCAGACTCCTCACGGACGCCCAGCCCAGCTTCATGGATCCTCTCATAGACATCTACCAGCTGGGGAATCTGGACCGGAGCATCCTGAGGCTGCATATCATCAAACTGCAGGCTGTCAGCTGTTACAGGGAG GCTGCGTTGTTAAGCATGAAACTGGAGTTTCAGAATGAAGTGGATATGGAGGAG ATGTGTGTCCCCCTGATTCTACAGGACAAGCTTCCTATGGCCGAGTCGTTTGTAAGGGGCCATCCTAAACTGGAGGAACGTATGCTCACACTGCTGGACTCCTGGTGCCATCCTGACTTCAGCATAGCACAACTACgcag GCAGTTTCCCCGCTTGTCCCTCTCCAAACATCAAACTGATCAAATCCAGCCCAAGATGCTCAGCAAACAAGTTTTTCGACTGATGGAGAAGTTCAACATcgacccag GTCTGTGTCCCAACTCTGTGTACAAGCGTAAATCAGACTCCATGCGTTTCCTCATGTATAAAAGGTTTGTGGAG AAAGGCATGTCAGAGGAGAACTGGCGTGACCATGTACAG TCCACAGTGGCAGACGACCCAGAGCTGCAAATCCAGTTGGTTGAGTTGATGGTCAAGTATGGTGGGATGGTCAACGCTGCCCAGTGGTCACTACACTACGGTCTCCCCAAAGACCGTCTGCCGTTTGGGGTGTGGGACACACAGGAGAGCCTACCACCCTCGCTGAG GGAGGTATCTAAAGGCTGCAATGCTGAGTCGTGGGACCCGTCCCAGGCACACCGTGATAGGTTCTACCAGCTGCCAATCACCAGGGACCATGTCCACTTCCTGGAGACCCTGGAGGGGCTACAGTGCTGCAGAGACACAGTTCTACAG CCTGGTTGTATAGTAGGGGTGGATATGGAGTGGAGGGCAGGGTTCGGTGCAGTGTCTCCCCAGCAGAGGGTAGCTTTGATCCAGCTGGCAGTGCCAGGCCAGGTCTTCCTGTTGGACCTGTGTGCCCATGGATTCTCTCAACACAACACCACTGTCACCTTCATCAGGAGCCTCTTCTCTGCTACCACGGTCCTCAAGCTGG GTTATGGGATGGCAGGGGACCTGAAGTGTCTTCTGGCCACATGGGCCCAGTTCTCTGAGGAACCTCTGAAGATGGAAGGAGTGTTAGATCTTCTCAACGTGCACCAACAG ATGCAGCGTAGCACCAGCAGTCGTGGTAGCAGCGGGAGTCCCCGTGGTGTGCTGGTTGGGGAGGGCCCAGCAGAGAAGGGTCTCAGTCTCCTGGTCCAGCAGGTCCTGGGGAAACCCCTAGATAAGATGGAACAGCTGTCTAACTGGGAGAGACGACCACTGAGGACGAGTCAGCTACGCTACGCAg ctgTTGATGCGTACTGCTTACTGGACGTCTACTCAGCCCTCTCTCGTGACCCAGCATGCTTTGGGCTGCCACAGGACTTGTGCTCCATTTCCTCACTTCAGACGGAGAAGagtaaagaggagaagaagaagcagGCCCGGCGCCGAGGG GCACGCCAGGAGTCAGACCCAGCCCCAACCCTGACCCTAGGCCCAGAGAAAAGTCCCCAGCCTGGGGAGGAGAGTCAAAGTCCACTGCCCCCACGCATGGCTCCTCAGCAGCTGCGTGTGGTGTGTGACAACATGCTACAGGGTCTGGGGCGCTACCTGCGCTGTCTGGGGGTCGACGTGGTAGTGCTGGAGAATACTGACGACCATAGGGTGGCTGCACAG TTGGCCCAAGAAGATGGACGAGTCATACTCACCTGTGGTCAGCCGTACCAGACG cTGAAGTCCCAGGTGGGAGAGGGCCGTTGCATTGCGCTGGACTGCTCAGAGAAAGCCCGGGAACAGGCAGTACGAGTCCTGAAACACTTCAACGTCCAGCCAACCCAGTCGGACATATTCAGCCGCTGTCAG GAGGTGACTGCTGGGAACCGAcaggacagacggacagacagacaggacagacagacggacggacagatggactga